In Glandiceps talaboti chromosome 16, keGlaTala1.1, whole genome shotgun sequence, a single window of DNA contains:
- the LOC144447019 gene encoding uncharacterized protein LOC144447019 isoform X1 — translation MKHEQKVENKAENQLNGEDFHHFEPHKFKSKQCAKCFKTQAEHDTQNATLDKGIAAKVIDLKSFNVQNGFAGTQALGEAAATNGVGETASTSATAEQSNNLSAESDTTRGSHLRRQMPLSRQKKEVRKNDLSGLPADNSNSTDRSNIRSKSTSNDETNSESGSITDNTSVQLLSFKLKPVNSTEAKDSSSKVARISSVPVSKPSSSKNSAGEHSAVKNNLSVSDSVVQNGPSADVPQKVQNDSVLKGKEPSNTKLLNKPQSGTSEKGSKPVKVLKRPLKDSVEKGKEPGSAKILNRPQKDADPGKKLKQPGTALSQNKKSVQPSNANIATKKYPESKIDTDKKSKQSVSTSVTVNLKKNKSAIPVRKISTGNEQQHQESEIQRIAKNLRPISKTKPSTSNPETGASVLTAEPKTDKKIAADSESVDVEERRKIVESKSTFASETLSKTAFTVFSGAHKHDTLPKRLGEPHNRPSVKPLTKEDRNNSDPELFQSVHSEELQVISIPGAEDANGEVSSHSQSVTNSQISSEIFFGKPTRTAHSIDHHTQPESSSATPGSVVIVNADGTVNHFNPPSASSNNTTDMKQTTVTTKEPLVLPKEKSPRGFVIPYRVVDLESPPCRPYKVVDIVSNPPECYPDQTDPDAPPCIPESKPPTTSTHKDSPTKFPKPSFAFPGETNSSVRFTSSISPPPFPVLLHDEKMATKSQEKGYEKPSKVAIFIGSGGYDNLPKSGGAQDDEDDDLDAAIAVITGYDNLDQVKPNEEDHQKKSASPQPQPGVSQPSKETEMRETSDKMDARKEIEPTEVKTDKSQENMKRTSDIIVNQIDNKPNREKKYSKEDTLTMGYERPISLLSSGSSSGYETLRQKSVSDPDVSGAQSAPDYDLLKETSATPRSTSEHSLEKIIDDTNELPPSPRRRTSSMPSSESVKINKGHRRERSKTVEVVPTVAQEAKEEIKLRPKRVAPPPPPPTAQPHKDTRQRALSPSRIPEPQQKKQRALSPGRKDTRTRSPSRHPDAVTDSMPRYPPPPPPHNYNKKATPTGKSSGLRATSPTRAMSPPIAIPRPSEDPPFITSTPPRDDHRVRPTPIKITDPTISSSPPKKDDKPKLKFNFRKLLGKKRDPEPVSPERPVNRVAVHRWLNQQPYLSDEELIAADVFDKFHGEQHSELSFSIDDDLTSAGGLIRSSPHRMDQDMNKKRRAPRKPPPPPVRADETTNGLSPAADHLSSDSSRHSPALQKAYSLSPPSLRRLQEHQDSSDGDPGFHNTGAARVEVIQPKKPKRRGRNRTTGFEEISRRQAPPPPSHGRKDHIYDEIPYDKKRPAPMPPCEKLGKSPPAKPPRKLSFDERPSPAPRGRSDSNERMDDAMQSLDDMEVEVQFTFEETDKELHLKSALKHAGDSSEKLEGNKAPRRPVRIMAPDEEAQPISIEDGELGDPSYANLYAMLKQAAALAKRQGEKKRWSSSSDEPADSPKTGKRPVPAPRPKVTPVKIDRSTSPIMFPGNVRDKLSKFEQPVEAAITSQADSPPSPPQETVENNSTSPSSLAESVNHEHHSKVNDLNLNTLKRMATMLKSKQEEQFVLGEISWQDLVMTTEGPCCTTSDTVVYPVVHKDHLNKPLAVQLCTKPENNDSFVEGTKVSRSLSAHPNILQVATVFTDYIPESVLGIDPRSPKNVKEDEPGTSSPLENVIETSAIVTSQVPNAQADHYVKHSKEIHEFLPEKYEHDVCLLLLQLFHGIQHLDMYHIAHGELKMENLFLSESNLPGKGCQLLIGNFGSAKMNTDDEELETFENKRQEFDVGLMIYDFLHEKSPFVVKTQLITQDYGPSDLPVLPQLSQYSEGLNTVAGELLRRDPVDRLSTQRAVATLQCLLWGPPANLLEDVTDESTQETKLKTWLDLARAKAVNTIAEKHLAALFQDDQGMSLEDQLQCQFLSEITEASLLDSYKLLYN, via the exons ATGAAGCACGAACAAAAAGTTGAGAACAAGGCAGAAAACCAACTAAATGGAGAGGACTTCCACCACTTTGAACCTCATAAGTTTAAGAGTAAACAGTGTGCAAAGTGTTTCAAAACTCAAGCTGAACATGACACTCAAAATGCAACTCTTGATAAAGGAATTGCTGCAAAGGTTATTGACCTGAAGTCTTTCAACGTACAAAATGGCTTTGCAGGAACACAAGCATTAGGTGAAGCAGCAGCTACGAATGGTGTCGGTGAAACTGCATCAACATCTGCAACAGCAGAACAATCAAATAATCTATCAGCTGAGAGTGATACCACCAGAGGTAGTCATCTCAGACGACAAATGCCATTATCCCGACAAAAGAAGGAAGTCAGGAAAAATGACCTCAGCGGCTTACCTGCTGACAACTCAAATTCAACAGACAGGAGTAATATTCGAAGTAAGAGTACATCTAATGATGAAACTAACTCTGAAAGTGGCAGTATAACAGACAACACAAGTGTACAGTTGTTGTCATTTAAGTTAAAACCTGTGAACAGTACAGAGGCCAAAGACTCATCTTCTAAGGTAGCAAGGATATCCTCAGTACCAGTCTCCAAACCAAGTTCCTCCAAAAATTCTGCAGGGGAACATTCAGCAGTGAAGAACAATTTAAGTGTTTCTGACTCAGTAGTGCAAAATGGGCCTAGTGCTGATGTGCCACAGAAGGTACAGAATGACTCTGTGTTGAAAGGCAAAGAACCTAGTAACACTAAGTTGCTAAACAAACCACAAAGTGGCACCTCAGAGAAAGGCAGTAAGCCTGTTAAAGTGTTGAAAAGACCACTAAAAGATTCTGTAGAGAAAGGCAAAGAGCCAGGCTCTGCAAAGATATTGAACAGACCCCAAAAAGACGCTGATCCTGGCAAAAAGTTGAAACAACCAGGCACTGCCTTGTCACAGAACAAGAAATCTGTACAGCCAAGTAATGCTAACATTGCAACTAAGAAATACCCTGAAAGCAAAATTGATACAGACAAGAAAAGTAAACAGAGTGTCTCAACTTCAGTGACTGTGAATCTCAAAAAGAACAAGTCTGCAATTCCTGTGAGGAAAATTAGTACCGGTAATGAACAACAACATCAAGAAAGTGAAATCCAGAGAATCGCCAAAAATCTGAGACCCATTTCCAAGACAAAACCATCGACATCCAATCCTGAAACAGGAGCCTCTGTGCTTACAGCAGAACctaaaactgacaaaaaaattGCAGCAGATTCTGAATCTGTTGATGTTGAAGAACGAAGGAAAATTGTAGaatcaaaatcaacatttgCATCTGAGACACTTTCTAAAACTGCATTTACTGTTTTCAGTGGTGCTCACAAACATGATACTCTTCCAAAGAGACTTGGAGAGCCTCATAACCGGCCATCTGTCAAACCACTTACCAAAGAAGACAGAAATAACTCTGACCCCGAGCTGTTTCAGTCAGTGCATAGTGAAGAACTACAAGTCATATCTATTCCAGGAGCAGAGGATGCAAATGGTGAAGTCTCCTCACACAGCCAGTCTGTGACAAACAGTCAAATCAGTTCTGAAATATTCTTCGGGAAGCCAACAAGAACTGCCCATAGCATTGATCATCATACCCAGCCTGAAAGTAGTTCTGCCACACCGGGGTCTGTTGTCATCGTAAATGCTGATGGTACAGTGAATCATTTCAATCCACCATCTGCCAGCTCTAATAATACAACTGATATGAAGCAAACTACAGTGACAACAAAGGAGCCACTTGTTTTACCAAAGGAGAAATCTCCACGTGGTTTTGTGATACCATATAGAGTAGTAGATTTGGAATCCCCACCATGCAGACCTTATAAAGTGGTTGACATTGTCAGCAACCCCCCAGAATGTTACCCAGATCAAACAGACCCAGATGCACCACCTTGCATACCAGAATCTAAACCACCAACTACATCAACTCATAAGGACTCGCCTACAAAATTTCCTAAACCAAGCTTTGCATTTCCTGGAGAAACAAACTCATCTGTTCGATTTACATCATCAATCAGCCCTCCTCCATTCCCTGTGCTGTTGCATGATGAAAAAATGGCAACAAAATCTCAGGAAAAGGGCTATGAGAAACCAAGTAAGGTTGCAATTTTTATTGGTAGTGGTGGGTACGACAATCTGCCAAAATCTGGCGGAGCTCAAGATGATGAGGACGATGATCTAGATGCTGCTATTGCAGTCATTACTGGGTACGATAATCTTGATCAAGTTAAGCCTAATGAAGAAGATCATCAAAAGAAATCAGCATCACCTCAACCACAACCAGGTGTTAGCCAGCCTAGCAAAGAGACTGAAATGAGAGAAACTTCAGATAAGATGGATGCAAGAAAAGAAATCGAACCAACTGAGGTAAAAACTGACAAAAGTCAGGAAAATATGAAGAGAACAAGTGATATTATTGTGAACCAAATTGATAATAAACCAAATAGAGAAAAGAAATATTCTAAAGAAGATACCTTGACCATGGGATATGAGAGACCAATTAGTCTATTGTCATCAGGAAGTTCAAGTGGTTATGAAACATTGAGACAAAAATCAGTGTCTGATCCTGATGTGAGTGGTGCACAGAGTGCACCAGATTATGATCTCTTGAAAGAGACTTCTGCTACACCGAGATCAACTAGTGAACATAgtcttgaaaaaataattgatgACACCAACGAACTACCACCTTCACCAAGGAGGCGTACTTCGTCCATGCCTTCATCTGAGAGTGTAAAAATCAACAAAGGGCACAGAAGAGAGAGATCTAAAACAGTGGAGGTAGTACCAACTGTAGCTCAAGAAGCAAAAGAAGAAATAAAGCTAAGACCAAAACGTGTTGCAccccctccaccaccaccaacagctCAACCTCATAAAGATACAAGGCAAAGAGCTTTGTCACCTTCCAGAATCCCAGAGCCACAACAAAAGAAACAGCGAGCATTGTCACCAGGTAGGAAAGATACAAGGACAAGGTCACCATCCAGACATCCTGATGCAGTAACAGATAGCATGCCAAGATatcctccaccaccaccacctcacAACTACAATAAGAAAGCAACACCAACAGGTAAAAGTAGCGGTCTCAGAGCAACATCACCAACTAGAGCGATGTCGCCTCCTATTGCGATACCCAGACCCAGTGAGGACCCTCCATTTATAACAAGTACTCCACCGAGAGATGATCATCGCGTCAGACCAACTCCTATCAAGATAACAGACCCAACAATTTCTTCAAGTCCACCAAAGAAAGATGACAAACCCAAACTGAAATTCAACTTTAGAAAGCTCCTGGGCAAGAAAAGAGATCCTGAGCCAGTTAGTCCCGAGCGACCCGTCAATAGAGTTGCTGTACACCGATGGCTGAACCAACAACCCTACCTCTCAGATGAAGAACTTATAGCAGCAGATGTGTTTGACAAATTTCATGGTGAACAACACAGTGAGCTCAGTTTTTCAATTGATGACGACCTCACCTCTGCTGGGGGTTTGATTCGGTCATCACCACACAGAATGGACCAAGACATGAACAAGAAACGCAGAGCCCCAAgaaaaccaccaccaccaccagtacGCGCTGATGAGACAACAAATGGCCTGTCACCTGCTGCAGACCACCTGTCATCAGATTCATCCAGACATTCGCCAGCTTTACAGAAAGCATACTCACTTTCCCCACCAAGTTTACGTAGATTACAAGAACACCAAGACAGCAGTGATGGAGATCCTGGATTTCACAACACAG GTGCTGCTCGTGTAGAAGTCATTCAACCAAAGAAACCAAAGAGAAGGGGTAGGAATAGAACCACAGGGTTTGAAGAAATATCAAGGAGGCAGGCACCTCCGCCACCAAGCCATGGCAGAAAGGATCATATATATGATGAAATACCATATGATAAGAAAAGACCTGCTCCCATGCCCCCTTGTGAGAAACTAGGGAAGTCACCCCCTGCCAAACCACCGAGGAAGTTGTCATTTGATGAAAGACCATCACCAGCTCCTAGAGGTAGATCAGATAGCAATGAACGAATGGATGATGCTATGCAATCTTTAGATGACATGGAAGTTGAAGTCCAGTTTACGTTTGAAGAAACTGACAAAGAACTGCATCTGAAATCAGCTTTGAAACATGCAGGGGATAGTAGTGAGAAGCTGGAAGGAAACAAGGCTCCTAGAAGACCAGTTAGAATTATGGCACCTGATGAAGAAGCTCAACCAATCAGCATTGAGGATGGGGAGTTGGGTGATccatcatatgcaaatttatatgCTATGTTAAAACAGGCTGCAGCATTGGCCAAAAGACAAGGTGAGAAGAAGAGATGGTCATCCTCATCAGATGAACCTGCAGACAGTCCAAAAACAGGGAAGAGGCCAGTTCCAGCACCAAGACCGAAAGTCACACCAGTTAAGATTGATAGATCTACAAGCCCAATAATGTTCCCAGGTAACGTAAGGGATAAGTTATCAAAGTTTGAACAACCTGTAGAGGCTGCAATAACCAGTCAAGCAGATTcgccaccatcaccaccacaagAAACAGTTGAGAACAATTCAACAAGTCCATCGTCATTGGCAGAGAGTGTGAATCATGAACATCATAGTAAAGTTAATGACCTTAATCTGAACACTTTAAAACGCATGGCAACAATGTTGAAGTCGAAGCAGGAAGAACAGTTTGTCCTTGGAGAGATTAGCTGGCAGGATTTGGTGATGACAACTGAAGGCCCATGCTGTACAACAAGTGATACTGTTGTCTACCCAGTTGTGCACAAAGATCATCTTAATAAACCCCTGGCTGTACAG CTTTGCACAAAGCCAGAAAACAACGACAGCTTTGTTGAAGGCACCAAGGTGTCACGATCATTGTCAGCCCATCCAAACATACTCCAAGTTGCAACTGTATTCACCGATTACATTCCAGAGTCTGTTCTAGGAATTGACCCTAGATCTCCCAAAAATGTGAAAGAGGATGAACCCGGTACAAGCAGTCCACTGGAAAACGTCATAGAAACGTCTGCCATTGTTACCAGCCAAGTTCCTAATGCTCAAGCTGATCATTATGTGAAACATTCCAAGGAAATCCATGAATTCTTGCCGGAAAAGTATGAACACGACGTGTGCCTATTACTACTGCAGCTTTTCCATGGAATCCAACATTTGGATATGTATCATATCGCCCATGGTGAACTCAAAATGGAAAATCTTTTCTTATCGGAATCTAATCTACCAGGGAAGGGATGCCAACTGCTTATTGGGAATTTCGGATCTGCCAAAATGAATACTGATGATGAAGAGTTGGAAACCTTTGAAAACAAACGACAGGAATTTGATGTGGGGTTGATGATTTATGACTTTCTACATGAAAAGAGTCCATTTGTGGTGAAAACACAGCTGATAACACAAGATTATGGTCCATCGGATTTACCAGTATTGCCTCAGTTATCTCAATATTCTGAGGGACTCAATACAGTAGCAGGGGAGTTACTGAGAAGGGATCCAGTAGACCGACTTTCAACACAGAGAGCAGTCGCAACGTTACAGTGTCTGTTATGGGGTCCTCCTGCTAACTTACTTGAGGATGTCACTGATGAGTCTACACAAGAAACAAAGTTGAAGACATGGTTGGATCTTGCACGTGCCAAGGCTGTCAATACTATCGCAGAGAAGCATCTCGCAGCGCTGTTTCAAGATGATCAAGGAATGAGTTTAGAGGACCAACTGCAGTGTCAGTTTCTGAGTGAAATAACAGAAGCATCTCTGTTGGATAGCTACAAGTTACTCTACAATTGA